The Candidatus Saccharimonadales bacterium genome contains the following window.
CAGCCTCGCGCGAAAGCTCGCCTGCGTCTTGACCCGGTTTCCAAAGCACCGCGCCGATAGCTAAATCGACTATTTTTTTTCGGTGTAACTCCTGAATACCCTCCGGTTGGGTGGCGAAGAAAGCCTCTTTGCACTCGTTAAAACGTTCAATAACAGCGACTAAACGCTCCTCAGGACTATATTTTTTAGTGCGCTCAACTTCTTCCTGGTGCTCGGCTTCATAAATTTCACGGGGTTTTAGGTCTAAAACGATATCAATTTCGTCGCCGCCAACACGACCGATAATGGTGATGGCGTCCTCTGGCCTGAACCAGCCTGGCAGCGCAGCCGCTAAATCAGCGACGTATTTATCGCCGGCTTCGTGACCCAACGTATCGTTAATTTTTTTAAAGCCGTCGGTATCGGTTTTGATAAGCGCCAGGGTTGGCTCGTCTTCAACCTGTTCGCTAGCCTCGGTAATTCTATTGGAGAGAATATCTTCAAAAGCAGTTTTATTAACCAAGCCTGTCGGAGCGTCGATAGTGGCTCTCGCTTCTATTTCACCCAGCTTCCTTTCTTTATCGACATAGGCTTTAAATGGCACCAGAGCTGGGCCTTGTTGTTCGCCGCCGAATATTTCTGTTTGTTTTTCGGTCATTACTTTAATTATAGCTCTATTGAAGCTTAATGCTAACGGTAATAAAATAAGAGCAATGACAAAAGCTAAAAACCAAAACGGTTTCTTTACACTGATCATTCTCGCAGCCCTGGTTATAGTCGCCGTAGTTTGGCTCAGCTACAAACATGTTTCCAGTGTTCAAAAATGAAAGTTCTCTTAATCAACAACCACACCGATTACCTCCACAATGTCGTTAATGCTCTTGCCGGCCATGAAGTTGAAGTTCAAAAATACGAACCTGGCTTAGATTTTCATTGGCAAGGCAAAGACCTGATAGTTTTATCGGGGGGCGGCGGCGAAGGCTACGAACTTAAAGATAAGCGCGGTAACAAGTACTGGTACGAAGACGAGATGAACTTTGTGCTTACTTGCAACAAACCACTGGTTGGCATTTGTATGGGTTTTGAAGTTATCAGCGCCGCTTTTGGTTCCAGGGTTACCGATCTTGGCAGCCGGGTAACCGGATTTCACACTCACAGAGTGTCGCCGGTAGGCAAAAAACACCTTATTCACCCTAAGCTAAAACAGTACGAACATCACCAATTCGCCATTCCGGCGGTTTCCGAAAAGCATTTCGAGGTTATGGCTTATTCTGACACGGGCATAGAGATGATCAAGCACAAGCAGCGAAAGCTAATCGCCAGCCAGTTTCATCCAGAAGTAAAGGACGGTACCATAGGTTTAGATCATCTGATTGCGCGGGTGATCTAGATATTGATTTTTTATCAAAAAAGTGTTATAGTCTGCGGGTTATGGATAGCAAAATCATAGGTGCTTTTGAGAAAGTTAGCTTCCCGGATTTCGGGCTGGTTGATCTTGTGGCCAAAATCGATACAGGCGCGCTCAGCGGCGCTTTGCACGCTACTGGTATTACCGAGGTAGATTTACCTACGGGCCAGAAAGCCGTTAGTTTTTTGCCATACGGCCGTGAGCCACGCGTTGAGGTAGCCGATTTTGAGAAAAAACTAGTCAAAAGCTCTAATGGCAAATCCGAAGAACGCTATGTTATCGCAACCACAGTTGTTATTCGGGGTGTGCAGTATCCCATTCACATCAGCCTGTCTGATCGCAGTAACATGATGAAAGGCGTGCTCGTTGGCCGCCGCTTTTTGAGACAGCATGGTTTTCTGGTTGACGCGAGTGGCGGAGCTGAGTATCGTTACGAGGTAAAGTAAAGCTTATGAAAATCGCGATTTTATCTAAGGGTCCTGGAAATTATTCGACTAAGCGCTTAAAAGAAGAAGCCATCAAGCGCGGCCACGAGGTTGATGTTATTAACTATGTCCAATGTGAGGCCCAAATCGAAAAGAACAATCCGGTCGTCATGTATAACGGCGAAGAGTTAAGAGGCTACGATGCCATCATTCCTCGCATTGCTTCCAGCTACACGCGTTACGGCTCGGCGATTGTGCGCCAGTTTGAGATGCAGGGCGTCTTTACTACGGCGAGCTCCATCGCTATTGTGCGTTCGCGCGATAAACTGCGCTCAATTCAGTTACTAGCCCGCGCCGGTATCGGTATTCCTAAAACTATCTTTTCTCGTGGTTTAGCCGACTCGGACAGCATTGTCGAAGAGATTGGCGGCCCGCCCGTAATTATCAAATTGGCTCGTGGCACGCATGGTCGCGGTGTAGTTTTGGCCGAGACCAAAAAGGCCGCCCGCTCAGTATTACAAGGCTTTTCTTTAATGGACGACGACGGTACAAACATTCTTTTGCAAGAATATATTGAAGAATCGGCTGGCACGGACATCCGCGCTTTTGTGGTTGGCGGCCAAGTAGTCGCTAGTATGAAGCGCCAAAGCCTAACAGATGATTTCCGCTCGAACTTGCACCAAGGCGGTGAAGGCACAATTGTTAAACTGACCGACGAAGAGAAAAAGGTTGCCGTAAAAGCCGCTCGCGCCATGGGCCTTTCGATCTGCGGTGTTGACATGATGCGCTCTAACCGTGGCCCGCTTGTACTCGAAGTTAATTCTAGTCCTGGTTTTGGTATCGAAAAGTACACTAAGCGCAATGTTGCCGAAAAGATTATTGATTATGTTGAGCGCAACGCCAAAGGCCGGCACAAAAAAGACAGAGTAGGGGCCTAAAAGCCATGGAAGGGGCTCGCCGGTTGCCCATGAAAAACACGGTATTGATGGGTCTGATTTTTGTGCTCGTTGCCGGTTTGATAGTTGGGCTCTCGGTAAGCTTGGCTTCGCTAAATTGCAATCAGGGCTTTCGTACTGACGAGACTATCTCAATCAACGACCAAACCATGAATCTTCAAATAGCCGATACCACTAAGGAGCAAGCCAAAGGTCTGGGTGGTCGCAGTTGTATTGGCGAAAATCAAGCTATGCTTTTTGAGTTTGGCAAGC
Protein-coding sequences here:
- a CDS encoding GGDEF domain-containing protein, which encodes MTEKQTEIFGGEQQGPALVPFKAYVDKERKLGEIEARATIDAPTGLVNKTAFEDILSNRITEASEQVEDEPTLALIKTDTDGFKKINDTLGHEAGDKYVADLAAALPGWFRPEDAITIIGRVGGDEIDIVLDLKPREIYEAEHQEEVERTKKYSPEERLVAVIERFNECKEAFFATQPEGIQELHRKKIVDLAIGAVLWKPGQDAGELSREADVLLYNAKNSHHTARDELERQEPNFEAESIARAKKMLEDAGRHDLAERLNDS
- a CDS encoding gamma-glutamyl-gamma-aminobutyrate hydrolase family protein (Members of this family of hydrolases with an active site Cys residue belong to MEROPS family C26.), with translation MKVLLINNHTDYLHNVVNALAGHEVEVQKYEPGLDFHWQGKDLIVLSGGGGEGYELKDKRGNKYWYEDEMNFVLTCNKPLVGICMGFEVISAAFGSRVTDLGSRVTGFHTHRVSPVGKKHLIHPKLKQYEHHQFAIPAVSEKHFEVMAYSDTGIEMIKHKQRKLIASQFHPEVKDGTIGLDHLIARVI
- a CDS encoding RimK/LysX family protein, whose translation is MDSKIIGAFEKVSFPDFGLVDLVAKIDTGALSGALHATGITEVDLPTGQKAVSFLPYGREPRVEVADFEKKLVKSSNGKSEERYVIATTVVIRGVQYPIHISLSDRSNMMKGVLVGRRFLRQHGFLVDASGGAEYRYEVK
- a CDS encoding RimK family alpha-L-glutamate ligase, coding for MKIAILSKGPGNYSTKRLKEEAIKRGHEVDVINYVQCEAQIEKNNPVVMYNGEELRGYDAIIPRIASSYTRYGSAIVRQFEMQGVFTTASSIAIVRSRDKLRSIQLLARAGIGIPKTIFSRGLADSDSIVEEIGGPPVIIKLARGTHGRGVVLAETKKAARSVLQGFSLMDDDGTNILLQEYIEESAGTDIRAFVVGGQVVASMKRQSLTDDFRSNLHQGGEGTIVKLTDEEKKVAVKAARAMGLSICGVDMMRSNRGPLVLEVNSSPGFGIEKYTKRNVAEKIIDYVERNAKGRHKKDRVGA
- a CDS encoding DUF192 domain-containing protein: MKNTVLMGLIFVLVAGLIVGLSVSLASLNCNQGFRTDETISINDQTMNLQIADTTKEQAKGLGGRSCIGENQAMLFEFGKPADYRFWMKGMKFPIDIVWMDADHRVVQINANVTPGTYPETFSADEPVQYVLEMKVGRAVQLGLQDGQTINF